From the genome of Epinephelus moara isolate mb chromosome 10, YSFRI_EMoa_1.0, whole genome shotgun sequence, one region includes:
- the LOC126396264 gene encoding angiopoietin-related protein 4-like: MIQVLIKGTHYETLHASNLPPSPPPRSSSQLEEPSAAALSYKNLTVLPISTQQRQREKSEAAFTLKQQDTKMKMPQLVILLLTILVHAVAAFPTDRGAQDKRASWDDVNVVAHGLLQLGQGLKEHVDKTKVQMRDINAKLKAFNGTVAELERKQQEQDEALKARSKEGEEEKEKVVAELVEEVRAKVQEGRTQSEDIHTRMDRLEERLDEMLKEPTLDSNNSEHTGVPLVQRLVAAQNRRIDALVEKIKQQQDKLEKQSLHLQTLQSKVGNKRVKSHRRRDGETALRGEPVEQSIDASGWARDCQDLFARGQRASGVYTIQPENSEPFNVLCEMTSEGGWTVIQKRYDGSQNFNQLWESYKKGFGNLNGEFWLGLESIHTISKQGQYVLQVEVSDWVEEQQQEARYRLQLDGEEKEFALHLEQESSSGNQEAIMTTGESGLPFSTADRDNDLAADVNCADLLSGGWWFSSCGESNLNGKYPRKPNMLRQQHHRRQRMFWTSTEGQSNSVKTTLLKIAPATIKQ; the protein is encoded by the exons ATGATCCAAGTCCTCATAAAGGGCACCCACTATGAAACTCTCCACGCCTCCAAcctccctccatcccctcctccaAGATCCAGCAGCCAATTAGAGGAGCCCTCTGCTGCAGCACTGAGCTATAAAAACCTCACAGTGCTGCCCATCAGCacacaacagagacagagagagaaatcagAAGCAGCTTTCACACTGAAACAGCAGGACACAAAGATGAAGATGCCACAGCTTGTCATTCTCCTGCTGACCATTCTGGTGCACGCAGTGGCCGCTTTCCCCACAGACAGAGGTGCCCAGGACAAACGTGCCTCCTGGGACGACGTGAACGTGGTGGCTCACGGCCTCCTGCAGCTGGGCCAGGGTCTGAAGGAGCATGTGGACAAGACCAAAGTCCAGATGAGAGACATCAACGCCAAACTGAAGGCCTTCAACGGCACGGTGGCCGAACTGGAGAGGAAGCAGCAGGAGCAAGATGAAGCTCTGAAGGCAAGAagcaaagagggagaggaggagaaggagaaggtggTGGCAGAGCTGGTCGAGGAGGTGAGGGCGAAGGTGCAGGAGGGGCGGACACAAAGCGAGGACATCCACACCAGGATGGACAGACTGGAGGAGAGGCTGGATGAGATGCTTAAAGAGCCAACACTGGACAGCAACAACAGCGAGCACACGGGAGTCCCACTTGTCCAG AGGCTGGTGGCAGCTCAGAACAGACGCATTGACGCACTGGTGGAGAAAATCAAGCAGCAACAAGACAAACTGGAGAAGCAGAGTCTACACCTGCAAACACTGCAGAGCAAG GTTGGAAACAAGAGAGTAAAGTCACACCGacggagagatggagagacggCACTGAGGGGAGAGccagtagagcagagcatagacGCATCAG GTTGGGCCAGAGACTGTCAAGATCTGTTTGCACGAGGGCAGCGAGCCAGCGGCGTCTACACAATCCAGCCAGAGAACTCTGAGCCCTTCAACGTCCTCTGTGAAATGACTTCAG aAGGTGGATGGACAGTCATCCAGAAACGTTACGATGGATCCCAGAACTTCAACCAACTTTGGGAAAGCTACAAGAAAGGCTTCGGCAACCTGAATG GTGAGTTTTGGCTGGGCTTGGAGAGCATCCACACCATCTCCAAACAAGGCCAGTACGTCCTACAGGTGGAGGTCTCTGATTGGgtggaagagcagcagcaggaggctcGTTACCGACTCCAACTTGATGGAGAAGAGAAGGAGTTCGCTCTCCACCTGGAGCAGGAGTCTTCATCCGGTAACCAGGAGGCAATAATGACAACTGGAGAATCTGGTCTTCCTTTTTCAACAGCCGACAGAGACAACGACCTTGCTGCAGACGTCAACTGTGCTGACCTGCTCTCAG GTGGTTGGTGGTTCAGTAGCTGTGGTGAGTCAAACCTCAACGGCAAATATCCCAGAAAGCCGAACATGCTCAGACAACAGCATCACAGAAGACAAAGGATGTTTTGGACGTCCACAGAGGGGCAAAGCAACTCCGTGAAGACCACTCTTCTGAAGATCGCCCCTGCCACAATAAAGCAATAA
- the LOC126396263 gene encoding dipeptidyl peptidase 9-like isoform X2, translating to MHRVKRLKIEDKTEDGQESVKQALAGMTGVDELSDSTEVVEMEDVNPTQFQVEKHTWDGLRKIIHNGRKNTGVVINKAPHDFQFIQKDETSPHSHRIYYLGMPYASRENALLYSDIPKKVRKDALLVLNWKQMLDRFQASPLHGGFSREEELLRERKRLGVSGITSYDYHRPSGLFLFQANSSLYYCRDGGNNSFITSPMKPVEIKSQSAGTRMDPKICPGDSNFIGFIHNNDIWVTSIETGEERRLTFCHKGIDNPKEDPKSAGIATFVTQEEFDRFTGYWWSPAAREESDGGKTLQILYEEVDESEVEIIHVPSPALEERQTDVYRYPRAGSKNPDITLKIAEIRTDNLGKIVSTQEKVLPAPFTSLFPNAEYITRAGWTKDGKYAWVVMMDRRQQYLQLVLLPPALFIPAHQDEASRQESLEALGDAVQPFVIYQETSDIWINVHDIFHPFIQTSDDEITFITVNESKTGFCHLYKITSVLQRGSYNWAKGYTHSEEDFKCPVKEEVTITSGEWEVLANHGAKRSSSPQIWVDEKAKLVYFQGTKDSPLEHHLYVVSYDSPGEIVRLTKSGFSHSCSVSQTFDLFVSHYSSLTTSPCVHVYKLQGSEDDPLHKEPEFWASMMESSGFPYETSPPEIFSFTGKSGFELYGMLYKPDNLVPGRKHPTVVFVYGGPQVQLVNNSYKGVKYLRLSTLASLGYVVLVIDGRGSCQRGLKFEGAVKDKMGQVEIEDQVEGLHYVAEKYKFVDLSRVAIHGWSYGGFLSLMGLIHKPDVFKVAIAGAPVTLWMAYDTGYTERYLDTPEKNQKGYEACSVALHVDKLPTEPNRLLILHGFLDENVHFFHTNFLVSQLIRAGKPYSLQVYPNERHSIRCPESGEHYEITLLHFLQQNL from the exons ATGCACAGAGTAAAGAGGCTGAAAATTGAAGACAAAACAGAAGACGGCCAGGAAAG CGTCAAACAAGCACTGGCAGGTATGACGGGGGTAGACGAGCTCTCAGACAGCACAGAAGTGGTTGAGATGGAGGATGTGAATCCCACCCAGTTCCAGGTGGAGAAGCACACATGGGACGGCCTGCGGAAGATCATCCACAATGGCCGCAAGAACACAGGCGTGGTCATCAACAAGGCTCCACACGACTTCCAGTTCATCCAGAAAGATGAAACCAGTCCGCACTCCCACCGCATCTACTACCTTG GAATGCCTTACGCCAGCAGGGAAAATGCTTTACTCTATTCAGACATTCCCAAGAAGGTCCGCAAAGATGCTCTGTTGGTTTTGAATTGGAAACAAATGCTGGATCGCTTTCAG GCCAGCCCTCTCCACGGGGGCTTCTCACgggaggaggagctgctgcGGGAAAGGAAACGTTTGGGGGTGTCTGGCATCACCTCCTATGATTATCACCGACCCAGTGGCCTCTTCCTATTCCAGGCCAACAGCAGTCTGTACTACTGCCGTGACGGTGGAAACAACAGCTTCATT acgTCTCCCATGAAGCCTGTCGAGATAAAGAGCCAGAGTGCAGGCACACGCATGGACCCCAAGATCTGCCCCGGGGACTCCAACTTTATCGGCTTCATCCACAACAATGACATATGGGTGACGAGCATAGAgacgggtgaagagaggaggcTCACCTTCTGCCATAAAG GTATTGACAACCCAAAAGAGGACCCCAAATCTGCCGGCATAGCCACTTTTGTCACACAGGAAGAGTTTGACCGCTTCACAGGATACTGGTGGTCGCCAGCTGCTCGTGAAG AATCAGACGGTGGTAAGACTCTGCAGATTCTGTACGAGGAGGTGGACGAGTCTGAGGTTGAGATCATTCATGTTCCATCTCCAGCTTTGGAGGAGCGGCAGACGGATGTCTACAGATACCCACGTGCAG gCAGCAAGAATCCCGACATTACTCTGAAAATAGCAGAAATCAGGACGGACAATCTTGGCAAA ATTGTCAGCACACAGGAGAAAGTGCTGCCTGCTCCCTTCACCAGCCTGTTCCCTAATGCTGAGTATATCACCCGTGCTGGATGGACAAAAGACGGCAAATA tgcgTGGGTGGTTATGATGGACCGACGACAGCAGTATCTCcagctggtcctgctgcctccaGCGCTCTTCATCCCTGCACATCAGGACGAGGCCAGCAGGCAGGAGAGCCTGGAGGCCCTCGGAGACGCCGTCCAGCCCTTCGTCATCTACCAGGAGACTAGCGACATCTGGATCAAT GTCCATGACatcttccatccattcatccaaaCCAGTGATGATGAGATCACCTTTATCACAGTAAATGAATCAAAAACAGGTTTCTGCCACTTGTATAAGATCACCTCGGTGTTACAGCGGGGCAGCTACAACTGGGCCAAAGGCTACACACACTCTGAAG AGGATTTCAAATGTCCAGTTAAAGAGGAGGTGACAATAACCAGCGGGGAGTGGGAGGTGCTGGCCAATCACGGAGCGAAG CGTTCGTCCAGTCCTCAGATTTGGGTGGACGAGAAAGCAAAGCTGGTTTACTTCCAGGGAACCAAAGACTCTCCTCTCGAGCATCACCTTTATGTTGTGAGCTACGACTCACCGGGGGAAATCGTCCGACTCACCAAATCTGGTTTTTCCCACAGCTGCTCAGTGAGCCAG ACCTTTGACTTGTTTGTCAGTCATTACAGCAGCTTGACCACATCACCTTGTGTGCACGTCTACAAGCTGCAGGGCTCCGAAGACGACCCACTACACAAAGAGCCTGAGTTCTGGGCGAGCATGATGGAGTCCAGTG GTTTCCCATACGAAACCAGTCCTCCAGAGATCTTTAGCTTCACAGGGAAGTCGGGCTTCGAGCTGTACGGCATGCTGTACAAACCAGACAACCTGGTTCCTGGCAGGAAGCATCCCACCGTTGTTTTTGTCTACGGCGGTCCACAG gtcCAGTTAGTGAATAACTCTTATAAAGGAGTGAAGTACCTGCGGCTGAGCACGCTGGCGTCTCTGGGCTACGTCGTGCTGGTCATTGATGGACGAGGGTCCTGTCAGCGGGGTCTCAAGTTTGAAGGAGCTGTGAAGGACAAAATG GGCCAGGTGGAGATTGAAGACCAGGTGGAGGGTTTGCACTACGTAGCTGAGAAGTACAAGTTTGTGGACTTGAGTCGCGTTGCTATCCACGGCTGGTCGTATGGAGGCTTCCTCTCCCTCATGGGCCTCATCCACAAACCTGACGTCTTCAAG GTTGCCATTGCAGGAGCTCCGGTCACGTTATGGATGGCCTACGACACCGGCTACACAGAGCGATATTTGGACACGCCTGAAAAAAACCAGAAGGGATACGAGGCTTGTTCAGTCGCGCTGCATGTTGACAAACTCCCCACTGA GCCCAACAGGTTGCTGATCCTTCACGGGTTTCTAGATGAGAATGTGCATTTTTTCCACACCAACTTCTTGGTGTCTCAACTCATCCGGGCAGGGAAGCCTTACAGCCTGCAG GTGTATCCCAACGAGCGACACAGCATCCGATGTCCGGAGTCTGGAGAGCATTACGAGATCACGCTGCTGCACTTCCTCCAGCAGAACCTCTGA
- the LOC126396263 gene encoding dipeptidyl peptidase 9-like isoform X1 produces MTQTLKCQSHAAESLSETPYQGHSWKCGGGWLKSRNTSMKQHRDCPERGRYFGCQVWSRVVERLMHRVKRLKIEDKTEDGQESVKQALAGMTGVDELSDSTEVVEMEDVNPTQFQVEKHTWDGLRKIIHNGRKNTGVVINKAPHDFQFIQKDETSPHSHRIYYLGMPYASRENALLYSDIPKKVRKDALLVLNWKQMLDRFQASPLHGGFSREEELLRERKRLGVSGITSYDYHRPSGLFLFQANSSLYYCRDGGNNSFITSPMKPVEIKSQSAGTRMDPKICPGDSNFIGFIHNNDIWVTSIETGEERRLTFCHKGIDNPKEDPKSAGIATFVTQEEFDRFTGYWWSPAAREESDGGKTLQILYEEVDESEVEIIHVPSPALEERQTDVYRYPRAGSKNPDITLKIAEIRTDNLGKIVSTQEKVLPAPFTSLFPNAEYITRAGWTKDGKYAWVVMMDRRQQYLQLVLLPPALFIPAHQDEASRQESLEALGDAVQPFVIYQETSDIWINVHDIFHPFIQTSDDEITFITVNESKTGFCHLYKITSVLQRGSYNWAKGYTHSEEDFKCPVKEEVTITSGEWEVLANHGAKRSSSPQIWVDEKAKLVYFQGTKDSPLEHHLYVVSYDSPGEIVRLTKSGFSHSCSVSQTFDLFVSHYSSLTTSPCVHVYKLQGSEDDPLHKEPEFWASMMESSGFPYETSPPEIFSFTGKSGFELYGMLYKPDNLVPGRKHPTVVFVYGGPQVQLVNNSYKGVKYLRLSTLASLGYVVLVIDGRGSCQRGLKFEGAVKDKMGQVEIEDQVEGLHYVAEKYKFVDLSRVAIHGWSYGGFLSLMGLIHKPDVFKVAIAGAPVTLWMAYDTGYTERYLDTPEKNQKGYEACSVALHVDKLPTEPNRLLILHGFLDENVHFFHTNFLVSQLIRAGKPYSLQVYPNERHSIRCPESGEHYEITLLHFLQQNL; encoded by the exons ATGACACAGACATTGAAGTGTCAGAGTCATGCAGCTGAGTCACTCAGTGAGACTCCATATCAGGGACACAGCTGGAAGTGTGGCGGAGGTTGGCTGAAGAGTAGAAACACCTCGATGAAGCAGCACAGAGACTGCCCTGAGCGGGGCCGTTACTTCG GGTGTCAGGTCTGGTCCAGGGTCGTTGAACGGTTAATGCACAGAGTAAAGAGGCTGAAAATTGAAGACAAAACAGAAGACGGCCAGGAAAG CGTCAAACAAGCACTGGCAGGTATGACGGGGGTAGACGAGCTCTCAGACAGCACAGAAGTGGTTGAGATGGAGGATGTGAATCCCACCCAGTTCCAGGTGGAGAAGCACACATGGGACGGCCTGCGGAAGATCATCCACAATGGCCGCAAGAACACAGGCGTGGTCATCAACAAGGCTCCACACGACTTCCAGTTCATCCAGAAAGATGAAACCAGTCCGCACTCCCACCGCATCTACTACCTTG GAATGCCTTACGCCAGCAGGGAAAATGCTTTACTCTATTCAGACATTCCCAAGAAGGTCCGCAAAGATGCTCTGTTGGTTTTGAATTGGAAACAAATGCTGGATCGCTTTCAG GCCAGCCCTCTCCACGGGGGCTTCTCACgggaggaggagctgctgcGGGAAAGGAAACGTTTGGGGGTGTCTGGCATCACCTCCTATGATTATCACCGACCCAGTGGCCTCTTCCTATTCCAGGCCAACAGCAGTCTGTACTACTGCCGTGACGGTGGAAACAACAGCTTCATT acgTCTCCCATGAAGCCTGTCGAGATAAAGAGCCAGAGTGCAGGCACACGCATGGACCCCAAGATCTGCCCCGGGGACTCCAACTTTATCGGCTTCATCCACAACAATGACATATGGGTGACGAGCATAGAgacgggtgaagagaggaggcTCACCTTCTGCCATAAAG GTATTGACAACCCAAAAGAGGACCCCAAATCTGCCGGCATAGCCACTTTTGTCACACAGGAAGAGTTTGACCGCTTCACAGGATACTGGTGGTCGCCAGCTGCTCGTGAAG AATCAGACGGTGGTAAGACTCTGCAGATTCTGTACGAGGAGGTGGACGAGTCTGAGGTTGAGATCATTCATGTTCCATCTCCAGCTTTGGAGGAGCGGCAGACGGATGTCTACAGATACCCACGTGCAG gCAGCAAGAATCCCGACATTACTCTGAAAATAGCAGAAATCAGGACGGACAATCTTGGCAAA ATTGTCAGCACACAGGAGAAAGTGCTGCCTGCTCCCTTCACCAGCCTGTTCCCTAATGCTGAGTATATCACCCGTGCTGGATGGACAAAAGACGGCAAATA tgcgTGGGTGGTTATGATGGACCGACGACAGCAGTATCTCcagctggtcctgctgcctccaGCGCTCTTCATCCCTGCACATCAGGACGAGGCCAGCAGGCAGGAGAGCCTGGAGGCCCTCGGAGACGCCGTCCAGCCCTTCGTCATCTACCAGGAGACTAGCGACATCTGGATCAAT GTCCATGACatcttccatccattcatccaaaCCAGTGATGATGAGATCACCTTTATCACAGTAAATGAATCAAAAACAGGTTTCTGCCACTTGTATAAGATCACCTCGGTGTTACAGCGGGGCAGCTACAACTGGGCCAAAGGCTACACACACTCTGAAG AGGATTTCAAATGTCCAGTTAAAGAGGAGGTGACAATAACCAGCGGGGAGTGGGAGGTGCTGGCCAATCACGGAGCGAAG CGTTCGTCCAGTCCTCAGATTTGGGTGGACGAGAAAGCAAAGCTGGTTTACTTCCAGGGAACCAAAGACTCTCCTCTCGAGCATCACCTTTATGTTGTGAGCTACGACTCACCGGGGGAAATCGTCCGACTCACCAAATCTGGTTTTTCCCACAGCTGCTCAGTGAGCCAG ACCTTTGACTTGTTTGTCAGTCATTACAGCAGCTTGACCACATCACCTTGTGTGCACGTCTACAAGCTGCAGGGCTCCGAAGACGACCCACTACACAAAGAGCCTGAGTTCTGGGCGAGCATGATGGAGTCCAGTG GTTTCCCATACGAAACCAGTCCTCCAGAGATCTTTAGCTTCACAGGGAAGTCGGGCTTCGAGCTGTACGGCATGCTGTACAAACCAGACAACCTGGTTCCTGGCAGGAAGCATCCCACCGTTGTTTTTGTCTACGGCGGTCCACAG gtcCAGTTAGTGAATAACTCTTATAAAGGAGTGAAGTACCTGCGGCTGAGCACGCTGGCGTCTCTGGGCTACGTCGTGCTGGTCATTGATGGACGAGGGTCCTGTCAGCGGGGTCTCAAGTTTGAAGGAGCTGTGAAGGACAAAATG GGCCAGGTGGAGATTGAAGACCAGGTGGAGGGTTTGCACTACGTAGCTGAGAAGTACAAGTTTGTGGACTTGAGTCGCGTTGCTATCCACGGCTGGTCGTATGGAGGCTTCCTCTCCCTCATGGGCCTCATCCACAAACCTGACGTCTTCAAG GTTGCCATTGCAGGAGCTCCGGTCACGTTATGGATGGCCTACGACACCGGCTACACAGAGCGATATTTGGACACGCCTGAAAAAAACCAGAAGGGATACGAGGCTTGTTCAGTCGCGCTGCATGTTGACAAACTCCCCACTGA GCCCAACAGGTTGCTGATCCTTCACGGGTTTCTAGATGAGAATGTGCATTTTTTCCACACCAACTTCTTGGTGTCTCAACTCATCCGGGCAGGGAAGCCTTACAGCCTGCAG GTGTATCCCAACGAGCGACACAGCATCCGATGTCCGGAGTCTGGAGAGCATTACGAGATCACGCTGCTGCACTTCCTCCAGCAGAACCTCTGA